The genomic interval GATCTACCATTGCAGATCTGTGTTCACATTGAATTTCGGCCTACgatttaaacaagtattttaatgTAGGTCTACGATTGTTACCTGTGTCTATATAGAATGTCGATCTACGACATGaacatttttgaacatttatGTTGGTGTACGATTGTCGGTCTTAAAATCGCTTCACATAGGAGAatctttttatacttatttttacatttacaaacatttttaatacaACAAAAAAGAATTTGGTAAGCTAAGATTAACATGCAAGATATTTCCCCATTCTTGAATTCTCATTAGCTTATCTGCCCTTTTctacagtttattttgaaaatatcctGCCAAAACTGGAAgtcaattaataaaatatgtgaaatgaaCCTTTGGAAGCATCGAATGCAATCAAGCAATATAATAGCCTCGGCtgaattgagtctgttcatcaaaggaaatgaaatgtacaacagcactcacgccccctagcaccggcgtaTTCCGAATTCTATTATAGTACAAAATGTTCTCCATGACCCTAAAGGAAATTATAACAAAAGCGAGTCCCAGTATGGGGATACTTTTtatagccgccacacggcactcaAAGACCCCTGTTGGGAtagttaataaaaataaataaaggagaAAAACTTGATACAATGATAgatgtataaatacatttatccATAACTTCTCAGCATTTCTCACCACATGACATCACCTTTCATTGTTTGTTGGTTATCACTTCACGTACTGTACACTACCTCTGTCCAGAATACATCGGAGAGCATATCACGTAGAGACTAGTTTCTTATGCCCTTCAAAATACGAAAAGTATGAAATTGTCGTAAGACAACAAGAAGAAAATGGCATGAACCTCAAACATTCTCTTAGTGCGTATTTCCATATTTCGAAGCGAAAGCAATACATTTATGGCCTGAAATGAAAGACTAAATGAATAATATAATGAATGAAATGAACACTTACATGTAAAGGCACGCGAAGTACGTTTATGAAATTATCGTAAGTTAACAAGAATAAAAATGTTCTCTACTTACTCAAGTGCGCATGCATGACGTTGGAGTGCCGGTATGTTAATACGTTTGATGCCCGTCACCATGGTTAACCATAATGGAAATGGCAATTACAGATGAATGAATATATTGGAAATGTATAGGGATATAGGAATTACGGGTTGGTGGACTATTTACAAAGACAGTATGGATAACACATAAATTATGCAATAGATACAAAACAAATTGTGTATCTGACCCTGCGACCCCTTACCCCCTTTTtataatttgcatataattaCAATGTGCTTGCTGGTGGATTTTTAAAGCAATCCGTCTACAATAtgtttccgttacagcttctttatgttgttggcctacttcgcaaagcatggctctatggctgtgtttggggtgctctgtgcttccgggaaatctacccttaccttttaaacatcagtttacttttatttcaatgtatcATCTCTTTCCCCTGTAACTTCACAAGGTAAAACCCATAGGGATGCGTTGTTAACATGTTCCTGAATGCATACTTTTCATGGAGTCTTTTGTTGTTTGGTGAATTCTTTTTAATTATAAGACTCAAAATTAAATTCATTGGGGcatctgacattttttaaagaatggtACTTGAATTTCTGATTTTCTTAATTTCAGTGGGGATATAGCTTGTAAATACatcttatataaaaaaagatcTTTCATGCCAACGTAGTAAGACTAAAGAAATAATGTAGTATTATAATAATggcacatttattcattttaagttaCACTCATGAGTGCATTGTGTAAACTATTTTACAGTAATACAGTTTCAAGAAAGGGGTGCTTAATTCTAAAAGTATCAAAATATGCATCAATATCATTGAACAAatgtaattataacatttctAATGCACACGAGTAAACCTGTATTAACATGTAGCTTGAATTGATAGGGCGGTGCTATTTTATACGCAAAcccaaaataattttattgtatgGAGACCTCTACGGTGTTCACATGTCATTGTGTAAACGTTTCATCAGTTCATCGATATCTTATACTCCATAATAAGCTGAACTGCCCAGAGTATTAGTGCAAATACTAACGCGCAATTATCAAAAACCTTTCCAATATCTATCCAAGTGACTTCAAGTTCAGGACAGACATCATCTTCTTTGTGGTCTGCTCTTTCCATTTCCGCTTTTGTTACGGTAGTCTCATCTTGAAGTCTTATACTTGAAGCGTGTTGGGGGTTATTCATAACTAGACTTTGTTTGTTGATATCATCTGGTTCAATGGCATCGGCCCATGTCTGTTGTCGATTCTCAATTGTTGTTACATCTGACGTGGTTTTTATATTATAGAAATGTTTACAACGTATTATCCTCATACAATATCGCAAATACTTCGGAACATCTTTTTgtccattgttattgtatattctCAATGAAACGACAGTAAGAAATAGTAAAATGACACTGTACATTAACATACATATCATAAGATAATTCATGTCTGATAATGGTTGAGATCCCTTCGGCATGTTATCACTAAGGATACCCATGTAGACCGCAAATGACAGCAAAACTGTTATTGAAAATGACGTTCTTTCTCCTGACTCCTGTGGTAGCAAGAATACCCAAGGATTAAGGAATCCAAGAGTAAATATTGGAATTATTAAGTTTGCAATCACATACAAACTTCGCCTTTCGAATTTTATTGTGATGCTGAGTCGCGAAAACGTCACTGTTGACGTCACAGACAAGGATACATCTGTCAGTAGCCATGCACTATGAGACTCTGTGTCTGGTTCAGCCACAGTTATTGTATGGTTTGTGTCCTCTATCAGTTCTATTTCGTCTGAACTATATCCCCAAGGTGTAattaatattttgcatatttgacGATCAAATGGATACTTTGTTATATCAACTGTACAGATAGTTTCCAACATATCTAAACTGTTCATTGCAGCGTTACCATTATATTCGATTTTCACATTCTTACTATTTGTACCGGGAGCGTTTTTAAGATCCGGGTAGTCAACCATAATCACATCCGGAGTCCAAACATCAGAATGCGGGAGTACAATGTGCTCAACGCCACCATACTCGGATGCATTCCAGGTTAATCTATCTTCTTTCCATCTAAAGGTAAATGAAGAGAGAAAATTTGCTTTGCCAGAAAGATCATCAAAGCTCCTTAAGCCCCTAAATGTAAAGGTAATATAGACTTGCACAGCATGTGACTGCAGTATCACTGGCCGGATCCGTTTCTCATAGTTACTCAGTTTATCTTGGTAGAGACGATTGACGTCGTCAATCACTTGACACTTTACCGCCACAGCTAGCAATGTCAAGCACAATGGTAACCTCATTATTTAATCTGTAAAAAAGAATATTGTCGCGTCAATAAgaattacatgaaaatatatacgATTTTGAGTATCCgaatatttatagaactgttttgaatctgacttaaaGCAGCCAGCTTCAGATAGTATAATTTTACACATAATGTTAGTAAACTACCGAATAAATCAtgaataaatttgtttataaCTATGTGGCCGGTCTGCAGATTTTTGCCATTCCATAATGCTCAGATTTTCACAGGTCCATTTTTTTTCAGCGTGTGTTTCGTTGTTTCATTTCCAGCGGTGTGTAAACCAGTCCTATTCCGatttgaattttacaaaaaaaaatccataatcTAAACAACTTTTGTTACAATGCTATCGGTAATTCAAATTAGCTTTTAAATGccaaataacagataaataaatacacaaatttgtgtaaaaaacaatacaatagggttattataatagtagctcaaTTTGGCTCGAGTGAATTTTGCTAGTTCGGATCTCATGAGGCATTTTTATATACATCTATACACATCGATGACACATCAGCGTCTTACGATTTTGTTATATACCAGTACAACTAGTACAATTCGCTACTGAGACAGATCTGCATTCggtattaaaattgaaaaagaaagtgGTAAAAAGTAGCGTCCAAATGAAATGATCGTGGTTTGAagctttcaaaaatatcaaaaaatcaaACAATCATCCAAAATAAACATATCAATCTTAACAGAATTTTTAGAACTAATGTGACTACTTATGACTATATAGTAAGAAAAGATAACATTGAGATATTTTTCATaaactgaaatttatttataacattacTTACGTCTCCTTTCATAAACAAATAATGTGTATCCGTTGCAATGTTACAAGTTATTGTGAATAATGAAATGTTCAAATACATATATCTCTTAAAACCATCGTTACGCGATCTGTTTTACTGATAGTACCACGGAATGTTTTTCCAATTTCACTAGATCGTGTTGACAGTGTGCGAggattgtttcaaaattattatgaCTTATTATAGATAAATTTAGGGATCTGCAGAAAACGAATGATGTGTTCATCTCCTCTTTGAAATCTCGCCCTTCAGGGTGTTAACATATTCAAAATGCAATGAAAAGATAGTTATTGTTACTGCGGGCAAAGAACCAAATAAATGTCAGAACTGCGTAAGAGACAATGCTTATCGAAAGAACGAAGTTACCTTCATTGACGAAAACATGGTTTCACGGGCCAATTAAACCCGCGATCGCgatataacaaaataatgtaaaagcaGCGTATGGAACTGATATAACTGTTGAGATGTGGTTGCTTCGCGTTGGTGAACGTATCGCTAAGAAACGAGGACGGCCAATATTTCAGTGACACCAAAGCAGATTTCATTCCGGGTAAAAACTGAAGCCTCGATTTTAACATAGTCGGAAATATAATGGTTCTTTATAATAAATGTATTGTattattgttgataaaataaatgattggcCTCATGATTTATTATTGATGTAAACCCCTGGTGGAATTCTCatggaaataatttattttacatcTAGTTGTGAGAGAAGTATGTCAATTACTACTGAAACAGTGGATTTTAAGAcctttttcttatacaagacaaaGGCAGAGCAAATATGCACCCTGAAATTTACCTTTCCCACGGCATTTCGGAATATCAAGCGCAGCTGACTTATGACTCCGTTGAAGCTGCATTAacaagtaaaattattttcagtttaatgGCTAGCCTTTATTGTAAAATAGTCCGACATTACTCCCTTACATGTAACAACGCAAATGATAGACATTTTAATTCGTTTACAAAGACGATACAACCTTAACACGACGTGCAACGTCTCGGGTCAAGTATATAGAAAACTATGACGTCAACAAGTAATCATTGTTACAGTTTATTCTCATCTTCCACACGCTAAGAAACACACAGCAAACTGAAAACGTACAGTAGCGAATGCATATATGTGTACATAATTGAAACACACGCAAGCACACACACATAAAGACCATGTCGATAGAACCGAAAAAGggtggggcaccaccttggatAGAACATTGGCAAAATCACATCGGGGAGAATTAAACGTGGATATGATGAGCACCGAAGCTCCCGCTTAAACCCAACAATGCTCCAAAGTAACcggacaaaatataaaaaaaaacttattccaACCAGAAGAAATCGTATGACGAACAAAGCACACATTTTGTAATTGACACTTTATTGGTTCCAAAATGTAATGTCCTCTTTCTGGAAGCCTGAACAATAGAATCTACCTTATACTAAAACTCAAGACTAAGGCTAATTTCTGACAGTATTGGCTAATGAAAAATGTAGAATCTATTGGCTAAATTTGACATTCATCTGACGTTTGCTAATAAGACTAATTTATTTACTTTATCCAGCactgataaagaaaaaaaaacaataggtaACAATTATACAAAATATGCCAGGGACGGTATATACAGTTcagaaaatgaaatcaaattttattacagtttcttttcCCACTGAAATATAGTGGTGCGTTTTGTAGGTAATATACTtcgatatattttaatataatttaatttaatttaattaataggTAATGTACTTCGATATAATTTATCTAGAAATTATAATGTGCTTTTAAATTGTTTAGAGTTTTCTTCATGAGTAGAAATGAATGCTACTTCCTACTGGactagaaatattttgaaattattgatgATAATTGTAAATGTCATCACTTCTGCGTGAAAGACATTTTATGCCTGAACAATCTTACATGCTTGGATTCTGCATAATTACCTCTAAACAATACGAATGAAAAAATCGAGAAAAAAAACATCTATGAAAAACTTTTCAAACACAATTGATCCAACAAGAAGACAATCCACGGAAAAGATGTAATTAAAGATGTAATAAGGCTTGATCcatgttggatatttatccttgttcgtttttatattttaacagcAATTTCAATGCTATACATCTTTCTGTTTTACAACAAACTTCATTAGTTGTTAAATATCAAACCCTTAAGACTATTTCAAAGACTTTATAGATGGATTTTAAAATCCGAACATACTTAcagattttaattatttctgtatatgAGTCATGGAATTCAACAACAGACTTATTTCATTCTTACAGTACTTTATATCCTGATCAAGAGTGTGAACTTAAACAGCTCTATGGGTTTAACTGATGTATAACATACATTTTGGCGGCCTAAATAGATTATTGATACTCCTGATTTATTATAAAACTATGGtagatacatttgtatatgtacTAAATCAGTTTTGTAAAAGTAATTcgtttttaacatttatattttcatggaATTGAGTTCGCTCTCTATCTCTCTTCGAAAATGGCTAAGGtatacaattttaattttattcggGTGTATAATAATTAGTTAACTCAGTTGGTTTTGCTCTTGCATCACTCAGATTCAATCCGTTGTAAATTTTACTGACCGTCTGAATGAATAAGCTGGCATTAAGTACTTGATAGACGATAACAATGAAAGTAGATTTAGataaatatgttgttgttgtttttactatGCCAACACATTTTCCTCAGGAGAATAAAACTAATTAAAACCATATCGAACGACTTACATTAACTGATACCAAATCCGTTGAAGCACAGTTGAAATCACGAGCAAATATGAATCGTTTGTCTTAGCGGGTCAATTTAAAAAAACTGCTATACCTAGTTCCGAGATGGATACTAACTTATAACAAATCATTAGT from Mercenaria mercenaria strain notata chromosome 2, MADL_Memer_1, whole genome shotgun sequence carries:
- the LOC123562654 gene encoding acetylcholine receptor subunit alpha-like, whose translation is MRLPLCLTLLAVAVKCQVIDDVNRLYQDKLSNYEKRIRPVILQSHAVQVYITFTFRGLRSFDDLSGKANFLSSFTFRWKEDRLTWNASEYGGVEHIVLPHSDVWTPDVIMVDYPDLKNAPGTNSKNVKIEYNGNAAMNSLDMLETICTVDITKYPFDRQICKILITPWGYSSDEIELIEDTNHTITVAEPDTESHSAWLLTDVSLSVTSTVTFSRLSITIKFERRSLYVIANLIIPIFTLGFLNPWVFLLPQESGERTSFSITVLLSFAVYMGILSDNMPKGSQPLSDMNYLMICMLMYSVILLFLTVVSLRIYNNNGQKDVPKYLRYCMRIIRCKHFYNIKTTSDVTTIENRQQTWADAIEPDDINKQSLVMNNPQHASSIRLQDETTVTKAEMERADHKEDDVCPELEVTWIDIGKVFDNCALVFALILWAVQLIMEYKISMN